Proteins encoded by one window of Megachile rotundata isolate GNS110a chromosome 10, iyMegRotu1, whole genome shotgun sequence:
- the LOC100878531 gene encoding protein phosphatase 1 regulatory subunit 36: MIKMENKYFAWDDVSDGLILLSAQRAETKEVQKITTKFGAVHDSNVYCPHAYLILNFNETLSEREKLKFRRYYLRKTLPNQPDVIILQDIKDLVIFLLISPVSPQFIKFFHMPIVDRFLRALIIYFQYYVITWEELIAEYAATIKKAPNPLARGYRSSYAEEMQNLRCVLGREYADLIVGCQDNIQYHHMTGGKRGSSFLVQSEGEKDLRIFETLICIAHRVVWIALQRKHFNLIEIELHRLFRTKSYNMAERQSSNQSMQKMLMEDIEILQGRKLQVKRKLLRNSPLIQELIYSNCDYRLLALGDNTDDDRILYLQNALLIEEEKLHELGIKIGILGDNRANYNIMLMPVEEIEVDKMQLSERRKYEGESIKDTSQSEILITTQRLPPFQTKYKLSPDFPLKEINISPRGYKTIRVEARKKWFKREIKRRKLKQMDTLSIGTMLD; this comes from the exons ATgataaaaatggaaaataaatattttgcatgGGATGATGTTTCAGATGGATTAATTTTATTGAG tgCACAAAGAGCAGAAACTAAGGAAGTTCaaaaaataacaacaaaatttggTGCTGTTCATGATTCAAATGTATATTGTCCACatgcatatttaattttaaattttaatgagaCTTTAAGTGAGCGTGAAAAG TTAAAATTTAGAAGATATTATTTAAGGAAGACATTACCAAACCAACCAGATGTTATTATCTTACAAGATATAAAGGatcttgtaatatttttgttaatcagTCCTGTTAGTCCtcagtttataaaattttttcatatgCCAATTGTTGATCGTTTCCTAAGAGCTctgataatttattttcaatattatgtGATAACATGGGAAGAATTAATAGCAGAATATGCAGCTACTATAAAAAAAGCACCAAATCCTCTAGCTCGAGGTTATAGATCTAGCTATGCAGAAGAAATGCAAAATCTTCGTTGTGTCTTAGGTAGAGAATATGCTGATTTAATAGTAGGTTGTCAAGATAACATTCAGTACCACCACATGACTGGTGGTAAAAGAGGATCTTCATTTTTAGTTCAATCAGAAGGAGAAAAAGATTTAAGGATATTTGAAACATTAATTTGTATAGCACATCGTGTTGTTTGGATAGCATTACAACGTAAACACTTTAATTTGATTG aaattgaattaCATAGATTGTTTAGAACAAAATCATATAATATGGCAGAAAGACAAAGCAGTAATCAATCTATGCAAAAGATGTTGATGGAGGACATTGAAATATTACAGGGTCGAAAGTTACAGGTGAAAAGGAAATTATTACGAAATTCTCCATTAATACAAGAGTTAATATATTCTAATTGCGACTACCGCCTGTTAGCTTTAG GAGATAATACAGACGACGACCGAATTCTTTATTTACAAAACGCTTTACTTATTGAAGAAGAAAAATTGCATGAACTAGGAATTAAAATAGGAATTCTTGGAGATAATAGAGCTAATTATAACATAATGTTGATGCCAGTTGAAGAAATCGAGGTTGATAAAATGCAATTATCTGAGAGAAGAAAGTATGAAGGAGAAAGTATAAAGGATACATCGCAAAGT gaAATACTTATAACAACTCAAAGACTTCCACCGTTTCAAACAAAGTATAAATTATCTCCAGATTTTCCACTTAAGGAAATTAATATATCACCGCGAGGATACAAAACTATCCGTGTAGAAGCAAGAAAGAAATGGTTTAAAAGAGAAATTAAACGTCGAAAACTTAAGCAAATGGATACACTATCAATAGGGACAATGTTAGACTAA
- the mRpL9 gene encoding mitochondrial ribosomal protein L9, producing MSINMLKCMRLCINNLKPQTATLLCNQNDIMMQQSRNTFVLKRRFPVPLMKKYQTRPVLKHKHFIYELVEYKNCKKHPQVDLILLDNVRNVGEKGEIITLTSLRAYNQFLLPKLAVYATPENIKKYAIEDVDRKKFRASTSPFVEKTLMELSRCYLSVKMNMEEPWTIEKWHISACFRLAGYMVPQHAITLPEKAISGPNLSIENKEFYVVVKINNSDETKVRCRLHHYSADPFKIIYYDVPYWQTPSIAIFPEDQEVLNTLPKHPSLRKTSSTE from the exons ATGTCAATAAACATGTTAAAGTGTATGAGATTGTGTATAAATAATCTGAAACCACAAACTGCAACACTTCTATGTAATCAAAATGATATAATGATGCAGCAAAGTCgg AACACATTTGTTTTGAAAAGGAGATTTCCAGTACCATTGATGAAGAAATATCAAACTCGACCTGTTCTCAAACATAAACACTTTATTTATGAACttgtagaatataaaaattgtaaaaaacatCCACAAGTCGATCTAATTTTATTAGATAACGTAAGAAATGTTGGAGAAAAAGGtgaaataattacattaacaaGTTTAAGAGCTTATAACCAGTTTCTATTACCTAAGTTGGCTGTGTATGCAACACctgaaaatattaagaaatatgcTATTGAAGATGTTGACAGGAAAAAATTCCGTGCATCCACTTCTCCATTTGTGGAAAAAACATTAATGGAATTATCTCGATGTTATTTAAGTGTAAAAATGAATATGGAAGAACCATGGACCATAGAAAAATGGCATATAAGTGCATGTTTTCGTCTAGCAGGTTACATGGTACCCCAACATGCAATAACCCTTCCTGAAAAAGCTATATCTGGTCCTAACTTGTCTATTGAGAATAAAGAATTTTATGTAGTTGTTAAAATCAATAATTCTGATGAAACTAAAGTCAGATGTAGACTACATCACTATTCTGCTGatccatttaaaattatttattatgatgTACCATATTGGCAAACACCTAGCATAGCAATTTTCCCAGAAGATCAAGAGGTTTTAAATACCCTTCCAAAACATCCTTCGCTTAGAAAAACCTCATCaacagaataa
- the LOC100878195 gene encoding uncharacterized protein LOC100878195, whose product MDVPKNEHLVDTCEKIYGDECRICLNRTIEFCELFKNGDTIPRKLMAVASVQVAEGDGLPPVICIPCNQRLDASYDFKCQIQNSDEKLRQVLKLKSSDSVNSTSIVTAIIADVISNVISSEKENLVKPETCSPNFCSDNFCFTKDDSFCLSSEKDLLCHEKQSQSQLTNKDQKKSTENVNIYKSLLEEDSIKQSNSVEQQELSLLDEPEVQNKDTAIKVVNNDEVSENQQMLEETLKIDSTQDDEEKPLIVRANRLRCTQCIKSFRTKVALQRHTIVHKRKTKLRYVCYVCDKQYSTLAKAKSHVAVCREAHNKKENIDDKTITYEQEKEITDLQDKRFNNIPDKRTKIQKNDDSSKEQRKGFKFTCKVCSKQFTYQKSFITHAKSHPEYKLEEYNLQELNDSSRCSTKEKSAENIEEQEEENEEEDEEEDEEDENLPAESLQCTQCGKLFATKKNLKRHISTHSGLKYTCETCGKGFSRIDKLKDHEQSKHKSEIFENSDLSDREDMDDMSREDCLEERKKDRYNRPHKCAICPKSFAQAQSLANHVERHKRVKDTQKRFLCEVCSKCFAQSGSLVAHMRTHTGVKPYVCNVCNRAFTKSTYLQLHLRTHSGEKPYICQYCSRAFARANTLARHITMHTGEAKYHCQICTKSFRRLTSLNEHTYTHTGQRPYACKICTKRYNNAGSLYAHRKKCKAQQLSNTGFAVSVENSIPHQDINVPQVLIYSQRKLVEDATVGQVTPTPQYMIPNVHNQKSLGSNIIQPFTVEDPNVYSINSKQFKNPYYAIYPNM is encoded by the exons ATGGATGTACCGAAAAACGAGCATTTAGTTGATACGTGTGAAAAAATTTACGGTGACGAGTGTAGAATCTGTTTAAATAGAACcattgaattttgtgaattatttaaaaatgggGACACTATTCCGCGTAAACTTATGGCCGTTGCTTCTGTACAG gtGGCAGAAGGTGATGGTTTACCTCCGGTGATTTGTATACCTTGCAATCAACGATTGGATGCAtcttatgattttaaatgtcagATACAAAATTCAGATGAGAAACTtcgtcaagttttaaaattaaaatcttctGATTCAGTTAATAGTACCAGCATAGTTACAGCAATAATTGCTGATGTGATATCTAATGTAATATCTTCTGAGAAAGAAAACTTGGTTAAACCAGAAACTTGTTCTCCAAATTTTTGTTctgataatttttgttttacaaAGGATGATTCTTTTTGTCTTAGTTCGGAAAAAGATTTATTATGTCATGAAAAACAATCACAAAGTCAATTAACCAATAAGGATCAAAAGAAAAGTacagaaaatgtaaatatttataagagtTTATTAGAAGAAGATTCTATAAAACAAAGTAATTCAGTTGAGCAGCAAGAATTGTCTTTATTGGATGAGCCTGAAGTGCAAAACAAAGATACTGCGATAAAAGTTGTAAATAATGATGAAGTATCTGAAAATCAACAAATGTTAGAAGAAACATTGAAAATAGATAGTACTCAAGACGACGAAGAAAAGCCTTTAATTGTACGTGCTAATAGATTACGTTGTACACAGTGTATTAAGTCTTTTCGTACAAAAGTGGCCTTGCAGAGACATACTATTGTACATAAGCGTAAGACTAAGTTACGGTATGTCTGTTACGTTTGTGATAAACAGTATTCAACACTTGCAAAGGCAAAAAGTCATGTAGCAGTTTGTCGTGAAGCTCATAACAAGAAGGAAAATATTGATGATAAAACAATCACTTATGAGCAGGAGAAAGAAATTACAGATTTACAAGACAAAAGGTTTAATAATATTCCA gataaaagaacaaaaattcagaaaaatgaTGATTCTTCTAAGGAACAACGAAaaggtttcaaatttacatGTAAAGTTTGTTCAAAGCAATTTACTTATCAAAAGTCCTTTATAACGCATGCTAAAAGTCATCCAGAGTATAAGTTAGAAGAATATAATTTACAAGAGTTGAATGATTCTTCTCGGTGTTCAACAAAAGAAAAATCTGCAGAAAATATTGAGgaacaagaagaagaaaatgaagaagaagaTGAGGAAGAGGACGAGGAAGATGAGAACCTTCCCGCTGAAAGTCTACAATGTACTCAATGTGGAAAACTATTTGCAACAAAGAAAAACCTTAAAAGACACATTTCCACACATAGTGGATTAAAATACACGTGCGAGACCTGCGGTAAAGGATTTTCAAGGATAGACAAATTAAAAGATCATGAGCAATCAAAACATAAgtctgaaatatttgaaaattctgatTTGTCTGACAGAGAAGATATGGATGATATGAGTAGGGAAGATTGCttagaagaaagaaagaaa gaCCGTTACAATAGACCACATAAATGTGCAATCTGTCCTAAATCCTTCGCTCAAGCTCAGTCTTTAGCAAATCACGTGGAACGTCATAAACGCGTGAAAGATACTCAGAAAAGGTTTCTTTGTGAGGTTTGCAGTAAATGTTTTGCTCAAAGTGGTTCTCTTGTTGCCCATATGCGTACACATACTGGAGTTAAGCCATATGTTTGTAATGTGTGTAATAGGGCCTTTACAAAGAGCACTTATTTACAATTGCATCTACGTACACATAGTGGAGAAAAACCATATATTTGTCAATACTGCAGTAGAGCTTTTGCGCGTGCAAATACATTAGCCCGACACATTACGATGCACACAGGAGAAGCGAAGTATCACTGCCAGATTTGTACAAAATCATTTAGAAGACTGACCTCATTGAATGAGCACACTTACACACACACTGGTCAACGACCGTATGCGTGCAAAATTTGTACAAAGAGATATAATAATGCAGGCTCGCTTTATGCACATAGAAAAAAATGCAAAGCGCAACAGTTGTCTAATACTGGATTCGCAGTTTCCGTAGAGAATTCAATACCGCATCAGGATATAAATGTTCCACAAGTTTTGATTTATTCTCAAAGGAAGTTAGTGGAGGATGCAACGGTTGGGCAGGTTACACCAACGCCTCAGTACATGATACCAAATGTACACAATCAAAAAAGTCTGGGATCAAATATTATTCAGCCATTTACGGTGGAAGACCCGAATgtttattcaattaattcaaAGCAATTTAAGAATCCCTATTATGCAATTTAtccaaatatgtaa
- the LOC100878081 gene encoding bestrophin-4: protein MTVSYQYQVANSTRGGFTRLLFMWRGSLYKLIYRELFLFLSLFAALSAVYRYLLNPKQKKEFEKIVIYCDNFINLIPLSFVLGFYVSYVAQRWWQQYQAIPWPDKVMHLIALYVTGNDEYARVLRRSMMRYLNLSLILVLRSISSAVKKRFPTLDHVVDSGFMTSIELELFLAVPSSEFNTYWIPCTWFINLLKEARQNHRTPDPQGLKLIMEEFNEFRTKCGMLWSFDWISIPLVYTQVVTLATYSFFAVALIARQYIDGKEKQFQLQIDIYVPVFTILQFFFFMGLLKVAEQLINPFGDDDEDFELNWIIDRHTKVSYLGVDTLMNRCPPLVKDIYFDNENLILPYTEAAAAYKKKTYRGSVANMTVPEEKQTMFLPDVIEEDEEEVKLSHYTSTISLATHNESPLCQRRQISQRAETPTKTDQTCPETIVQFDIQEPTQVDQTDRSRVTDAMRRISNLGRHSASQIDHTRKPFFMLTKSPKMVLRPSSSTSTLSKPTRQIIDTPTVYVSEENPWREYTPHVVHPLPLEMFALQQSPDEEKQSDFESSQLPDTPHSDTCQSHCHHTSSLKLSDTNLSVPTQATTSKSTPKYIIRRHKSMETGKKKGSRWKKFMRMHRKGKVEDIMVVEEMIPYTRSSPNLKHLDKAWQSSVKDTPDDDTNSSSREE, encoded by the exons ATGACGGTCTCGTACCAGTACCAAGTCGCTAACTCAACGAGGGGTGGATTTACCAGGCTACTTTTTATGTGGAGAGGCTCACTCTACAAGCTTATCTATAGGGAACTCTTCCTGTTTTTATCTCTCTTCGCTGCACTTTCAGCCGTTTATCGTTACTTGCTAAATCCCAAGCaaaaaaa agaatttgagaaaattgttaTTTACTGTGATAACTTCATCAATTTAATTCCGTTAAGTTTTGTTCTTGGATTCTACGTATCTTATGTTGCACAAAGGTGGTGGCAACAGTATCAAGCAATACCTTGGCCTGATAA AGTGATGCATTTAATCGCATTGTACGTTACGGGGAACGACGAGTATGCTCGCGTGCTTCGAAGAAGCATGATGCGTTATTTGAACCTTTCCTTGATATTGGTTTTACGTTCAATCAGTTCAGCAGTAAAGAAACGTTTTCCGACACTGGATCATGTAGTTGACTCTG GTTTTATGACATCTATAGAATTAGAATTATTTCTGGCAGTACCAAGTTCAGAATTTAATACCTATTGGATCCCATGCACATGGTTTATCAATCTGCTGAAAGAAGCACGTCAGAATCATAGAACTCCTGATCCCCAAGGATTAAAACTGATCATGGAA GAATTCAATGAATTTCGTACGAAATGTGGCATGCTATGGAGCTTTGATTGGATATCAATCCCTTTAGTTTACACGCAAGTAGTTACACTGGCGACATACAGTTTCTTTGCTGTAGCTTTAATAGCGCGACAATACATTGATGGCAAAGAGAAACAATTTCAATTGCAAATTGATATTTACGTTCCTGTTTTTACCATCCTGCAATTCTTCTTCTTTATGGGTTTATTGAAG gTGGCAGAACAGTTAATTAATCCTTTTGGTGATGACGATGAAGACTTTGAACTCAACTGGATAATCGATCGTCACACAAAG GTGTCGTATCTTGGAGTAGATACACTCATGAATCGTTGTCCGCCGCTGGTTAAAGATATTTACTTTGACAATGAAAATCTAATTTTGCCGTACACTGAAGCAGCAGCTGCTTATAAGAAGAAAACTTATCGTGGTAGTGTGGCAAATATGAC AGTACCTGAAGAAAAGCAAACTATGTTCTTGCCAGATGTTATAGAAGAAGATGAGGAGGAGGTGAAACTTTCTCACTATACATCAACCATAAGTTTAGCTACTCATAATGAAAGTCCATTATGCCAAAGACG CCAGATCAGCCAGCGCGCTGAAACACCTACAAAAACTGATCAAACATGTCCAGAGACAATTGTACAATTTGATATTCAAGAACCAACGCAAGTAGATCAGACAGACCGATCTAGAGTAACAGACGCCATGAGGCGAATTTCAAATCTAGGAAGACATTCGGCGTCGCAAATCGATCACACGCGGAAACCGTTTTTCATGTTAACGAAAAGTCCTAAAATGGTTCTGCGGCCTAGCTCGAGCACATCCACTTTGTCAAAACCCACGAGACAAATCATTGATACTCCTACGGTATATGTTAGCGAGGAAAATCCATGGAGAGAATACACACCACACGTTGTGCATCCACTGCCTTTAGAAATGTTTGCTTTACAACAATCTCCAGATGAGGAGAAACAAAGTGATTTTGAAAGTTCACAATTACCTGATACTCCTCATTCAGACACGTGtcaatcacactgtcaccacACAAGCTCTTTGAAATTGTCAGACACGAACTTATCAGTTCCTACACAAGCAACGACGTCAAAATCCACTCCTAAATATATTATTAGGCGACATAAATCAATGGAAACTGGTAAAAAGAAAGGCAGTCGATGGAAGAAATTTATGAGGATGCATCGCAAAGGAAAAGTGGAAGATATAATGGTAGTGGAAGAAATGATACCTTATACAAGAAGCTCGCCGAATTTAAAACACTTGGACAAGGCTTGGCAGAGTTCAGTGAAAGATACACCTGATGACGATACGAACTCTTCCTCGAGAGAAGAATAA
- the spag gene encoding RNA polymerase II-associated protein spaghetti: MNNSILMQKQVKDNAEDLQKEFLDMKNWEEQMKRKDEELRKEASGQAILPPVRSKPKNKAKNAPTKQNGIDSKTKRIKSYDYSAWDKFDVDKACKELDKEEQSDDSEDETVSKEELEKAHQEATKHKTEGNTFVQQQQWTKAISCYSEAIKVFPYDAVFYANRGLCQLKLNNFYSAESDCSAAIQLDETYVKAYHRRATARMNLKQYKEAKQDLEKVLKLEPSNKEAKTLLAKTEKQIKVSESPAVDECTKKLPEKSIEKEIGKKICTNTVSETQAVNTKNIKNELSNDNETDIKNIEDSTCSISVADKKDGAEDAAIIKQGRDSRIPDWLPEKDDVAVIEPIKKPPHLHSKKSLTRIPVEEVEFGTLEHNYDKDKIEHNESEPVLIKEISTDNNVIKKDNPVKSPEIIENIPPVPKTAVQFIMNWKTIKSSELKYKYLKQLYGNSLHEIFQDSMESDIFSEILEVLKTEFIKRKEQIIFSYLKDLSQVKRFRALIMFISNSDKENLRILFKYCKEVENVSQEELKTVEDRYEI, translated from the exons atgaATAATTCAATATTGATGCAAAAACAAGTAAAAGATAATGCGGAAGATTTACAAAAAGAATTTCTGGACATGAAAAATTGGGAGGAACAAATGAAGCGTAAAGATGAAGAACTGAGGAAAGAAGCAAGTGGCCAG GCCATCTTACCACCTGTCAGAAGCAAACCTAAAAATAAAGCAAAGAATGCTCCCACAAAACAAAATGGAATTGACTCTAAAACAAAACGAATTAAATCTTATGATTATTCTGCTTGGGATAAATTCGATGTA GATAAAGCATGTAAAGAGTTAGATAAAGAAGAACAGTCAGATGATTCTGAAGATGAAACTGTGTCCAAGGAAGAATTAGAAAAAGCTCACCAAGAAGCCACAAAACATAAAACTGAAGGCAATACTTTTGTACAACAGCAACAATGGACTAAAGCTATTTCATGCTACAGTGAAGCTATAAAAGTTTTTCCATATGATGCTGTGTTTTATGCAAATCGAGGACTTTGTCAGTTAAAGTTAAATAA TTTTTACTCCGCAGAATCAGATTGCTCTGCAGCAATACAGTTGGATGAAACTTATGTAAAAGCATATCATAGGAGAGCAACAGCCAGAATGAATTTGAAACAATACAAAGAAGCTAAACAAGATTTAGAAAAAGTTTTAAAACTGGAACCTTCTAATAAAGAGGCCAAGACACTGCTTGCTAAAACTGAAAAACAAATTAAGGTTTCAGAA TCACCTGCAGTAGACGAATGTACAAAAAAATTACCAGAAAAATCAATTGAAAAGGAGATTGGTAAAAAGATATGTACCAATACTGTATCAGAAACTCAAGCagtaaatactaaaaatattaagaatgaACTTTCCAATGACAATGAAacagatattaaaaatattgaagataGTACATGTAGTATCTCTGTAGCTGATAAAAAAGATGGTGCAGAAGATGCTGCTATAATAAAGCAAGGAAGGGATTCACGTATTCCTGATTGGTTGCCAGAAAAAGATGATGTTGCTGTAATTGAACCCATTAAAAAGCCACCTCATTTACATTCAAAA aaatcATTAACAAGAATACCAGTTGAAGAAGTAGAATTTGGTACTCTTGAACATAATTATGATAAAGATAAGATAGAACATAATGAAAGTGAACCTGTATTGATTAAGGAAATTAGTACAGATAATAATGTTATAAAAAAGGATAATCCTGTTAAAAGTCctgaaattatagaaaatatacCGCCAGTTCCTAAAACAGCTGTACAATTTATAATGAACTGGAAGACAATTAAATCATCCgaacttaaatataaatatttaaag CAATTATATGGAAACTCGttacatgaaatatttcaaGACTCAATGGAATCAGATATTTTTAGTGAAATATTGGAAGTTTTGAAGacagaatttattaaaagaaaagagcaaattatattttcttatttaaaagATCTCAGCCAAGTTAAACGGTTTAGAGCACTTATCATGTTTATTAGTAATAGTGACAAAGAAA atttaagGATACTTTTCAAATATTGCAAAGAGGTTGAGAATGTTTCCCAAGAAGAACTTAAAACTGTAGAAGAcagatatgaaatataa
- the IFT54 gene encoding intraflagellar transport 54, with protein MTMAEDVKPEVIKKTQDLLGKYFKRPPLTEKLLKKPPFRFLHDIVSAVINETGFLDGLFTEEELNSENIKNKEAKVAYLTKLIEVVKLATGINLTVRASKIVSGQEPTKTNELLQAIGKALDKKISSKEAIEQYKTNLVKGKSKSKSSGGKEEKKSSKESSQKKISTDKEKSSEQRKRVPSASNAVNETEKHTNENHESQKNAEIKEVPRVEPAQNKIPSSAQRRKPSSARSKQKISAVSSPEAVTPQTSSDKKIDENKKLKESENKSNQIIHDENNKSQEQIVNTIDTVHSESKFTNNTENNKADENIKPIEFNTNEIRSNETPFQNGIKSELGAPEVQKSQLENIDVSISEAASRPRTSLRPPSSRPISARPAAPRIRGKAELTVNEEISTPMGNISVIIENADTRDDDDAEDMVVMETKGGSGDSLENSNIYKANDQLTQEHGHLVAQILETQKELVNNENVDVIPKKTNIAWDTSSKRDIVTKEIDKLRNTIQSLTRATNPLGKLLDYFQEDVEIMQKELLEWRNQYQQVNEQLKIEKIKTQELIDPMKETLKEIDHNMKAQLDKICQAKLQIMKNDQRIQTLLNGHV; from the exons ATGACAATGGCAGAAGACGTGAAGCCTGAAGTGATCAAAAAGACACAAGATTTGCTTGGGAAGTATTTTAAAAGACCACCGCTCACAGAGAAACTTCTGAAGAAACCACCGTTTCGATTTCTTCATGATATTGTTTCAgca GTCATCAATGAAACGGGATTTTTGGATGGTTTATTCACAGAAGAGGAACTAAACTCTGAGAACATCAAAAACAAAGAGGCAAAAGTTGCTTATTTAACAAAGTTGATCGAGGTTGTCA agCTAGCTACAGGTATTAATTTAACTGTAAGAGCTAGTAAAATAGTCTCTGGTCAAGAACCAACTAAAACAAATGAGTTACTACAAGCAATCGGAAAAGCTTTGGATAAAAAG ATAAGTAGCAAGGAAGCTATTGAACAATATAAGACAAATTTAGTGAAAGGTAAATCTAAGAGTAAGTCATCTGGtgggaaagaagaaaagaaatcaTCAAAAGAGAGCTctcaaaaaaaaatttcaacagaTAAGGAAAAATCTTCAGAGCAGAGAAAAAGAGTTCCCAGTGCAAGTAATGCTGTAAATGAAACAGAAAAGCATACAAATGAAAACCATGAATCTCAAAAAAATGCTGAAATTAAAGAGGTTCCACGGGTTGAG cCAGCCCAGAATAAAATTCCTTCATCTGCACAGAGAAGAAAGCCCTCGTCTGCTAGATCTAAACAGAAAATATCTGCTGTATCTTCACCCGAAGCAGTAACTCCTCAAACAAGTTCAGATAAAAAAatagatgaaaataaaaaattgaaagagtcTGAAAACAAATCAAACCAAATAATACATGATGAAAACAATAAATCTCAAGAACAAATAGTAAATACAATAGACACTGTACATTCAgaatctaaatttacaaataacacAGAGAACAATAAAGCAGATGAAAATATAAAACCAATAGAATTCAATACAAATGAAATAAGAAGTAATGAAACTCCTtttcaaaatggtataaaatcTGAACTAGGGGCACCAGAGGTTCAAAAATCTCAATTAGAAAACATTGATGTTAG tatttcagAAGCAGCCTCTAGGCCAAGAACTTCTTTACGTCCACCTAGCTCAAGACCAATTAGTGCTAGACCTGCAGCACCCAGAATAAGAGGGAAAGCAGAGTTAACTGTTAACGAAGAAATATC aacaCCAATGGGAAATATTAGCGTTATTATAGAAAATGCTGATACCAGAGACGATGACGATGCTGAAGATATGGTAGTAATGGAAACAAAAGGAGGTAGTGGCGATTCCTTAGAAAATAGTAATATCTATAAAGCTAATGATCAATTAACACAAGAACATGGACATCTTGTTGCTCAAATATTAGAAACGCAAAAAGAATTAGTTAATAATGAAAATGTAGATGTGATACCAAAAAAGACAAATATT gCATGGGACACAAGTTCAAAGCGCGACATAGTTACAAAAGAAATTGATAAACTTCGTAATACAATACAATCCTTAACAAGAGCAACAAATCCACTTGgaaaattattagattattttcag GAAGATGTGGAGATTATGCAAAAAGAATTGTTGGAGTGGAGAAATCAGTATCAACAAGTAAATGAAcagttaaaaatagaaaaaat AAAAACACAAGAGCTGATAGACCCTATGAAGGAAACGTTGAAAGAAATTGACCATAATATGAAAGCACAACTTGACAAAATATGTCAGGCTAAGTTACAAATTATGAAAAACGATCAACGAATACAAACCTTACTAAATGGTCATGTCTAA